A single window of Candidatus Methylacidiphilales bacterium DNA harbors:
- a CDS encoding ankyrin repeat domain-containing protein — MVPALILAGCQKPQERARHALEKEGISFTTASYLKTVSEGNLKRTKLFLQAGMAVDAADAQGETALMHASAAGQKVVAEYLLKAKADPTSQDKQGRNALVYAIENGRIELASLLAATGATLNQADKKGRTPLSAAMDHSSPVFVKSLIDAGARPGPDGAQGQRFIVWAVASGNLELTRTLLQRGENPNETVRIPARATFIKTAGGDESLEYYLRREEGVTLLMIASAQGNLEMVELLLKMGANRRLETKGHETSAVYLAAVGKHAQVVQLLFGKSIRPEDQHFRVEISLSKQRATVFKDGQVWLKSPVSTGRKGFATPPGLYVVTDKYEDWVSTLYDAEMPFFMRLNCGMIGLHAGELPGYPASHGCIRMPYDKAKEIYDNIDPGTLVSIGN, encoded by the coding sequence ATGGTTCCCGCCCTGATCCTTGCCGGTTGCCAAAAGCCCCAGGAGCGCGCCCGCCATGCCTTGGAGAAGGAAGGCATTTCGTTTACAACGGCTTCTTATCTTAAAACTGTTTCCGAGGGCAATCTTAAGCGGACGAAACTGTTTTTACAGGCCGGCATGGCCGTGGACGCCGCCGATGCGCAGGGGGAGACAGCGCTCATGCACGCGTCCGCCGCCGGGCAAAAGGTCGTGGCGGAATATTTATTGAAAGCAAAGGCCGATCCCACCAGCCAGGACAAACAGGGGCGCAACGCGCTGGTCTATGCAATTGAGAACGGGCGCATTGAGCTGGCCTCTCTGCTTGCCGCGACGGGCGCAACTTTGAACCAGGCGGACAAAAAAGGCCGCACGCCGCTCTCAGCGGCGATGGACCATTCATCTCCTGTGTTTGTAAAATCCTTGATCGATGCCGGAGCGAGACCCGGTCCCGACGGCGCCCAGGGGCAACGATTCATTGTTTGGGCCGTGGCCAGCGGAAATCTGGAACTGACACGCACGCTTTTGCAACGGGGCGAGAATCCAAATGAAACCGTGCGCATCCCAGCCCGGGCGACATTTATCAAAACGGCCGGCGGTGACGAGTCCCTGGAATATTATCTGCGGCGGGAAGAGGGCGTGACCCTGCTGATGATCGCATCGGCCCAGGGAAATCTGGAGATGGTCGAACTTCTTCTGAAGATGGGGGCCAACAGGCGGCTGGAGACAAAGGGGCATGAGACCAGCGCTGTTTACCTGGCAGCCGTCGGCAAACACGCCCAGGTGGTGCAACTCTTGTTTGGCAAAAGCATACGGCCGGAAGACCAGCATTTCCGCGTGGAAATTTCGCTTTCAAAACAGCGGGCCACAGTGTTCAAGGACGGCCAGGTCTGGCTCAAGAGCCCGGTTTCCACCGGACGCAAAGGGTTTGCAACGCCGCCGGGGCTTTATGTTGTGACCGACAAGTATGAGGATTGGGTTTCGACTTTGTATGACGCGGAGATGCCATTCTTTATGAGGTTGAACTGCGGAATGATAGGCCTTCATGCCGGTGAATTGCCCGGTTATCCGGCGTCGCACGGCTGCATCCGGATGCCCTATGACAAGGCGAAGGAAATTTACGATAACATCGACCCCGGAACGCTGGTGTCGATTGGAAATTAA
- a CDS encoding DUF2127 domain-containing protein, with translation MASHHPLGLRIIAAFKIFKGVLFLGVAWGVFQLIHADLGEVAAFVIKAVRANTEHRIIRSLQEHFVALTPSTLHHVGVGALLYSILLFAEGIGLWLEQHWAEYLVLISCGIFVPAEVDALFRHCDFFHLSVLAINVLILIYMASIVFGKRGRSARH, from the coding sequence ATGGCAAGTCATCACCCTCTGGGTTTGCGGATCATCGCGGCTTTTAAGATTTTCAAGGGCGTCCTTTTCCTGGGCGTTGCCTGGGGAGTCTTCCAATTGATCCACGCGGATCTTGGCGAGGTTGCCGCCTTCGTAATAAAGGCGGTCCGCGCCAATACCGAGCACCGCATCATACGCAGCCTGCAGGAGCATTTTGTCGCCCTGACTCCGTCCACCCTCCACCATGTCGGAGTCGGCGCGCTGCTCTATTCGATCCTGCTCTTTGCCGAAGGCATCGGGCTTTGGCTGGAACAACACTGGGCGGAATATTTGGTCCTCATCAGTTGCGGCATTTTCGTCCCGGCCGAGGTCGATGCGCTTTTCCGCCACTGCGATTTCTTTCATCTGAGTGTTTTGGCTATTAATGTGTTGATATTGATTTACATGGCATCCATCGTGTTTGGGAAACGGGGCCGCAGCGCTCGCCACTGA
- a CDS encoding HlyD family efflux transporter periplasmic adaptor subunit — protein sequence MNSMLEKFHSMTKARRALWIAGAVVAAILVYLACVYWPWKSLKFQGFVEGEYVYVASPVAGRLEELGVERGDSAKPGRMLFRLEADPEQQQRAQAEAQLVLANQNWERARQLIASHSISQKEYDQAESDQKASSENLAQIQWRLDQKTQGAKEAGYIQDTYYVKGEWVPEGHAVVSLLPPRNIRVRFFVDAGTLPQIQAGRMVRIRAFGLHQDWPGRVNYVSSQAEYTPPVIYSNETRAKLTFMIEVKPDAAALDHLHPGQPAEITLK from the coding sequence ATGAACTCCATGCTCGAAAAATTTCATTCCATGACGAAAGCCCGGCGGGCGCTCTGGATTGCCGGAGCTGTCGTTGCGGCCATCCTGGTTTATCTCGCGTGCGTTTATTGGCCCTGGAAATCGCTGAAATTCCAGGGCTTTGTGGAGGGGGAATACGTTTATGTGGCTTCACCCGTCGCGGGACGCCTGGAAGAACTCGGTGTGGAACGCGGAGATTCCGCAAAGCCCGGACGCATGCTGTTCCGCCTGGAAGCCGACCCGGAACAGCAGCAACGGGCGCAGGCGGAAGCCCAGCTTGTGCTGGCAAACCAAAATTGGGAGCGCGCGCGCCAGTTAATTGCCAGTCATTCCATTTCGCAAAAGGAATACGACCAGGCTGAAAGCGACCAGAAAGCGTCGTCGGAAAACCTTGCGCAAATCCAATGGCGGCTCGATCAGAAGACGCAGGGCGCAAAGGAAGCCGGCTACATCCAGGACACCTATTATGTGAAAGGGGAATGGGTACCGGAGGGCCATGCGGTGGTATCCTTGCTTCCTCCCCGGAACATCAGAGTGCGGTTTTTTGTCGATGCCGGAACACTGCCTCAAATTCAAGCCGGGCGCATGGTGCGGATCCGCGCCTTTGGGCTACACCAGGACTGGCCGGGGCGGGTGAATTATGTTTCGTCGCAGGCGGAGTACACGCCTCCCGTCATTTACAGCAACGAGACCCGCGCGAAGCTGACCTTTATGATCGAAGTGAAGCCGGATGCCGCCGCCTTGGACCATTTGCACCCGGGACAACCGGCGGAAATTACGCTGAAGTGA
- a CDS encoding ABC transporter ATP-binding protein has protein sequence MERMGEEPEFDLAIDVRGITKRFDGRTVVNGIDMQVQRGEIYGFLGPNGSGKTTFIRMLCGLLRADGGSGTCLGYDVLTQSDKIKRHVGYMTQKFSLYEDLSIEENLDFFARIYNMPERENAVRESLERLGLVERRAQLAGALSGGWKQRLALAACLLHQPQLLLLDEPTAGVDPKARREFWLEIHQLAHRGLTVLVTTHYMDEAEQCHRLAYIAYGDLLVRGSVAEVIAHSRLVTYAVTGPGLERMIGEIRAFRGIEQVVPFGVKLHVSSHDRAALEAAARKFGGGQIQWAPVPSGLEDVFISLMGTAKDPHS, from the coding sequence ATGGAACGGATGGGAGAAGAACCGGAATTTGACCTGGCGATTGATGTCCGCGGCATCACCAAACGGTTTGATGGCCGGACGGTGGTGAACGGCATCGATATGCAGGTGCAGCGCGGCGAGATTTACGGTTTCCTGGGACCAAACGGCAGCGGCAAAACCACGTTTATCCGGATGCTCTGCGGCCTGCTGCGCGCGGATGGCGGAAGCGGCACATGTCTCGGATACGATGTGCTGACACAGTCGGACAAAATCAAGCGCCATGTGGGCTACATGACGCAAAAATTCAGCCTCTACGAGGATTTGAGCATTGAGGAGAACCTGGATTTTTTTGCGCGAATTTACAACATGCCGGAGCGCGAAAATGCGGTGCGGGAATCCCTTGAAAGGCTGGGGCTTGTCGAGCGCCGCGCGCAACTGGCGGGAGCCCTATCAGGAGGCTGGAAACAACGCCTGGCCCTGGCGGCCTGCCTGCTGCATCAACCGCAACTCCTGCTGCTGGACGAGCCGACCGCCGGTGTGGACCCCAAGGCGCGGCGCGAATTCTGGCTGGAAATCCACCAACTGGCGCATCGCGGGCTTACGGTGCTGGTGACCACGCATTACATGGACGAAGCCGAGCAATGCCATCGCCTGGCCTATATCGCATACGGAGACCTGCTGGTCCGGGGATCGGTCGCCGAAGTAATCGCCCACAGCCGCCTGGTGACCTATGCGGTGACCGGACCGGGCCTGGAACGCATGATCGGGGAAATCCGGGCGTTTCGCGGAATCGAGCAGGTGGTGCCGTTTGGCGTGAAATTGCATGTGAGCAGCCATGACCGGGCTGCGCTGGAAGCGGCGGCCCGGAAGTTTGGCGGCGGACAAATCCAGTGGGCGCCGGTGCCATCGGGTCTGGAGGATGTGTTTATTTCACTCATGGGAACGGCCAAGGACCCACACTCATGA
- a CDS encoding ABC transporter permease, with amino-acid sequence MKIQNESWARFTAILRKEFIQMRRDRVTFAMMIGIPLMQLTIFGFAINSDPKHLPTAVVAGDSGPLVRSLMSGMKNSLYFDFVPEEPTAEEAERMLSLGEVQFVLHIPENFSRSLVRGERPALLLEADATDPVATGNALNAMNNLVGTVWARDLSGGLSYASSAGNTPVELRVQARYNPEGLTQYNIVPGLMGVVLTLTMVIITALAITRERERGTMETLLATPARPIEVMLGKIVPYILVGYIQILLILAVALTVFRVPFEGNFLLLAVSAFFFIGANLSMGILFSTIARNQLQAMQMAVFFFLPSILMSGFMFPFRGMPGWAQALGSCLPLTHFLRVVRGIMLKGNGVLEVADYLWPILLFMVIVIGLGSKLYRKTLD; translated from the coding sequence ATGAAAATCCAAAACGAATCCTGGGCGCGCTTTACCGCGATTCTGCGGAAGGAATTCATCCAGATGCGGCGGGACCGGGTGACCTTTGCCATGATGATCGGCATTCCGCTCATGCAGCTCACGATTTTTGGATTTGCCATCAATTCCGATCCCAAACATTTGCCGACAGCGGTTGTGGCCGGCGATTCCGGTCCGCTGGTGCGCAGCCTGATGTCGGGAATGAAGAACAGCCTGTATTTTGATTTTGTGCCGGAGGAACCGACAGCCGAGGAAGCCGAGCGGATGCTCAGCCTCGGCGAAGTGCAGTTTGTGCTGCATATCCCGGAAAATTTTTCACGCTCGCTGGTCCGCGGAGAACGTCCCGCATTATTGCTGGAAGCGGACGCAACCGACCCCGTCGCGACTGGCAATGCGTTGAACGCCATGAATAATCTGGTGGGTACGGTTTGGGCGCGGGATTTGAGCGGCGGCCTTTCCTATGCGTCATCCGCAGGCAACACGCCGGTGGAATTGCGGGTGCAGGCGCGGTACAATCCGGAAGGGCTCACCCAATACAATATTGTGCCGGGCCTGATGGGGGTCGTTTTAACCCTGACCATGGTGATCATCACCGCCCTGGCCATTACGCGGGAGCGGGAACGGGGCACGATGGAAACGCTGCTGGCGACTCCGGCAAGGCCCATTGAGGTGATGTTGGGCAAAATCGTTCCTTATATACTGGTGGGCTACATCCAGATCCTGTTGATTTTGGCCGTGGCCCTGACGGTTTTTCGGGTGCCGTTTGAAGGCAACTTTCTGCTCCTGGCCGTGAGCGCGTTTTTCTTCATTGGCGCAAATCTGTCGATGGGGATTCTATTTTCAACCATCGCGCGCAATCAGCTTCAGGCGATGCAGATGGCGGTCTTTTTCTTTTTACCCTCCATTTTAATGTCAGGCTTCATGTTCCCATTCCGGGGCATGCCCGGCTGGGCGCAGGCGCTGGGCAGTTGCCTGCCTCTGACCCATTTTTTGCGGGTGGTGCGCGGGATCATGTTGAAGGGGAATGGAGTATTGGAAGTGGCGGATTACCTCTGGCCCATCCTGCTTTTCATGGTGATTGTCATCGGGCTGGGTTCCAAGCTGTACCGCAAGACCCTGGATTAA
- the aroB gene encoding 3-dehydroquinate synthase yields the protein MSERNIRVELGARAYSIHLGRGIVQKHLAPLLAKSEIAVLTDKTVQAQSWFAPLWDFIQKNADSSVLLTVEAGEPSKDLSVFSRLCSELARNNISRRGRLIAIGGGVIGDLGGFLAASYLRGIGLVQIPTTLLAAVDSSVGGKTGVNLPEGKNLVGAFYQPEQVLIDLDFLATLPGRELSAGMAEVVKHGVIRDPALFEVVKNGVPKELGGIIETSVRIKADVVAHDEREESGLRAILNFGHTIGHAIEQTAGYGRLLHGEAVSIGMIGAAWISHRHCGLDVKAVEALRLALQANKLPVQIEGLDYEKLAPVILRDKKSTNKTVKWVLVPEIGRTLLCPDVPENLVREAVEVCAGRQ from the coding sequence ATGTCTGAACGAAACATCCGGGTTGAGCTGGGAGCTCGCGCTTATTCGATTCATCTGGGGCGCGGGATTGTCCAAAAGCATCTCGCCCCGCTGCTGGCGAAATCGGAAATCGCGGTGCTTACGGACAAGACCGTGCAGGCCCAGTCCTGGTTCGCTCCGCTTTGGGATTTTATCCAAAAAAACGCCGACAGCAGTGTTTTACTGACGGTTGAAGCCGGCGAACCCAGCAAGGACCTTTCCGTATTTTCGCGCCTTTGCTCCGAGCTGGCCCGGAACAATATCAGCCGTCGCGGTCGGCTGATTGCCATCGGTGGGGGCGTCATTGGAGATCTGGGAGGTTTTCTCGCGGCTTCTTATTTGCGCGGGATCGGACTGGTTCAGATTCCCACGACCTTGCTCGCTGCGGTGGACAGCAGCGTGGGCGGCAAGACAGGGGTGAATTTGCCCGAGGGCAAAAATCTTGTCGGAGCGTTTTATCAACCCGAGCAGGTGCTGATCGACCTCGATTTTCTCGCGACATTGCCCGGGCGCGAACTGTCAGCCGGGATGGCGGAAGTGGTGAAACACGGCGTCATCCGGGACCCCGCGTTGTTTGAGGTCGTCAAGAACGGCGTGCCGAAGGAACTCGGCGGCATTATTGAGACATCCGTGCGTATCAAGGCGGATGTGGTGGCGCACGATGAACGCGAGGAAAGCGGGTTGCGCGCCATTTTGAATTTTGGGCATACGATCGGCCATGCCATTGAGCAAACGGCGGGCTATGGGCGCCTGTTGCATGGTGAGGCAGTTTCCATTGGGATGATAGGCGCGGCCTGGATCTCGCACCGGCATTGCGGGCTGGATGTGAAGGCCGTGGAGGCGCTGCGTTTGGCGTTGCAGGCGAACAAGCTGCCCGTGCAGATCGAGGGGCTCGACTATGAGAAATTGGCGCCGGTGATTTTGCGCGACAAAAAATCCACGAACAAAACCGTCAAGTGGGTGCTCGTGCCGGAGATTGGGCGGACGCTCCTGTGCCCGGACGTGCCCGAAAACCTCGTGCGCGAAGCGGTTGAAGTTTGTGCGGGTAGGCAATGA